ACCTCCAAATGAAGTGAATTTTATGATTACTTGAAGATATGAGAATCATCTGTTAACTTCACCACATGGATCTCCGAATCCGAAATTCTTTTGGACTCGCCTCCTGCTCAATGGAGCTCCACAGTTACTCAAGTCGGGACTGACGCTGTCTAAGTGTAAATCCTAAAACCGCGCCTGGAATTTAATCCTTTTAGGATCGGACGGTTAAAAGGGAGGCAAAAAAGGGACGTTAGAAGGAAAAAAGGGTCGACTGAAAGAGTGGAGGGGGAAAGGGGCAAGAGAAGGGAGAGAAGGTGAAGAGGTTGGGAAAGAGAGAAAAGGTGAGGGGGTAAGGGGGTGGGGGTCAAGGAGAGAAGGGGAGGTTGACCCTTGGATGCACCCTATCCAACAATATCCCCTGGGGATATTAAATTGATTATATGCTAAAAACTTCGGTCCGAAAAATATCAATTAACGCTGTCCTATTATAAAGCGGCTATAAATATAAGATAGGGAACCTTTTGTGAAAATTCCCAAGGAGATATATCCGGAGTCAATAAACGACTGGTGAAAAGTACAATGTTTTGAATACTATCCAAACGTTGCACAAGGGTGGCGACACACAATAAAATTATTACTAATTCATGAAGTTTTTGACGCACATGAGATTGAAATCGAAGTGTTTTTTCTCATTTGTAGTATGTGAAGCAAGTCTCGTGAAATGCAtgcttacatgtataatgcatgCAAGTTTCTATATACTGACTAGACATTCAACCTACCCACCCCCACaccaacataaaaaaataaacctCATCTCTCATCCGGAAAAATGGGTCTGTCGCAGCATTACCAGAGAGTTTGATTACATATGTACTGTGGTTCCAATCACAACGCGTCACTTCACTTGATGGCATGGAATACCACTCTGTGAGAGACTTTGTTCACTATGTAATAATAACCAAATTGTAGATgagtttcattatattttagaatgaaaaaaaacccacctgtCTGATGTTAGAAAATTATACCTTGGGAAATATTATTCACATAGACCTATATGGAGGGTAATCGTGTTAAAAAATCCAAGCTTGCAACCGTGCTCATTTTGCAGCTCAACTATGTATATGTGCAACTAAGGGGGTGTAAGTTATGGTTCTCAGAAATGTAAACCTCAGTGTTGTACTCTtcatttatgtaatcgtttgatttcttatctgacatttctctttataaaatgcATCATTGTTTCTCAAGTTATACGCGGTCATCCCTACAGTATTTCTGTTTGTAGACTTAGTATTTACATAGTTGTATCTTACAACATCGCATCTTACACGTTACAAATCAACAAATATCAAGTTTACATGTTTGACGAATTTCGATATGACCATATATGGAAAGACAACGGAAATCCACGACTTTTACCGAAAACCGAAAGCTTTCCCCATCTTTAGGATTAGGCTATTGCGCACGCGCCAAAATTAACAACGCATGTGCATCtcgaatttgtttttatataaaaagactAATCGACGCGTGTCACAGTATCAACGGTTCACattacacacagaaaatgatcTGATTTACACATATATTATAACGTACAACAATCATAGGGTTACAAAGAATGAATTTACACCAGCACATAATTTCTTACTGTGCATGTGCACAAACATGTGGGCATAACGTTTAATATGTATGGATCTAAAATCTTAGTACAATTATTTTGCACcggttaaggtagctcattacactaaaattttatttaatgtctcgttaaaacacctcttatgaagtatgatttcaccatcgaaagaatgaaacaagctctcaattattttatatcattttttgtgatttttcccggaatgataaaaaaatggATTCtggagtccaaatttcgctgagATTTGGTGCACGATATGAATATCTATTAAAATCCACccatgacgtcattcttttgttcgaacactccattatttttcaggaatggagagttcggaaagtaggtcaacctttatacaagtagatataaatgcatgcaacaaaagaatgaaacacgtaagacatgattaaaattaaattaaaatttagtttttattaatgtttacagtggattttaagtgggtcaatgtactcgtatcactccattccttaaaagcaatggacctcggccccttcggggcctcggtccattacttttaaggaatggagcgatactcgtacattaacccttacatAAAACATGTCTAAATGATTCAGATATAAATGTTCTTagaaaaatttatgaaaattgaaaacgttatttgttaatatacaattatggactgtttagcagggataCATCAGAAAGTATCAGGTCTTAGTAAGGTTATCACCCGAGGGCGCCTATGcgtatgtgtatgtaatattaaAAGTGCAGAAGTCATGCGATACTGCATTTCACAGAGCAAGTCAAAAGGTTGAAAGAATACTGCGGTAGAAACAGTTTTTCCCAAAATCAATGAGGGGCATCCCATCTGTTAAAATGTTCCTCTTTATAAATTTTGTGGGAGATGAAGTCTAAAAGTTGTTTGACTGGATAATCACATTTGATATCCTCGATTTCATATACTCGGGCACGTTGAACCAGAAAGGGGACATTTTGCCCCACCACTCTGAAAGAAtgtaattttgagcaatgcATGATGCATTAAAACGTGATTTTATTCTCATTCCTATTTACTATCGCAGATGTGCATTGGTCGAGTCCAGCTACATTTGGGTACTATTAGAAATATTGCCTACATTTGCATACGCGTTTTAAAAGTAAGCCTTTATGACTATGTATAATACCTCCTTAACATCTTTGCTACATTTTGTTGACAAGATAAAGCAACTGGTCATTTTGCGTGTcatacctgaaaaataatgacccCTGTAGAAAAATGAACCCCTTCCCTTTGTTAGcagattgatttattttaaaggaaTTGATACAGGTTTTTAGGTCatttacccagagttatcgttcctgctGCTCCTCTTACCAAATTTAttccatgtttatttttttcacgGTCATTCTTTGGGAGTAAAAATTTACCTCTTCACCCGCACTCCGTAGTTGAAATGACAATGCTGCATTCGTCTTAAAACTTAATAACACGTTTGGcatttttaaactttatttttgaaatcaaGTTTTTGAAAGCACTACAAAATAGTTCATTATTTTTCACACGGTTTGTGTATTTCATCACTTGTCGATGTCCCAGAGTCTATTCACATTTTCCGTTTAATTCTGTGCATCTGTTGGATTGCCGGAGATTTCCAAATTCTTCCATTTTGATGCCATTGTTTGTATTTCCAGTATTAAGGAATTCAAAGATGGACTGCATATATTTGAGTTGATGTGGTGCTGCaatcataaaatcattaaaattagtACTATAGTAATGTCTAACGAGAAATAAAATCCAGTTCACTCCAAATATATGTCAGTATTATGCTCAGTGTGCTACgaagtaaaatatttcacaGGAATAGTTTTCATTAACAATAAGTGCACAAATATGCACATACAAATGGTTTACACCTGACTTATTATTATGATGAAATATTGTTAAGTGattatgtcatttattgaaacaaATGACGACAGATATACATTGTagttgaaattttataaaattggcTGGGaccatattttttaaagttattgtTTCAATCACTTGCATTTCCCCATTATTGGGTCCATGGTTAGAAATTTACCTGTACAAGTTCCTTCAAAATACATACCAAGATATCTAGACATGAAGTTTGTGATGTCAACCGGTTTTCCGGTGGTCACGTGGTTCTCCACCTCCTTGAAGCGGAACATGGCCGATTTGACGTAGTCCGTGCACAGTTGAATGATGGCAGTAATGGCGGGGGTGGCGTCTGTAGTCATGTAGGTAGGTAGGGTTTTCCTCAGCCAGGCCTCCATCTCCGTTAAGGGTTTGATAACACGAGTCCTGTTGGAAGATTTGAGGTATGACACACCAGagaatttgatatggatgaaaagagAAGGATATGTACAACTATTTTTGAAacttaaaaactttcaaattgactttagtaaaaaaaaaaaaaaatgtaagttttgGTAGAAAGCAATATTAAGCAAAtataaaacccctgctggattcgaacccgcgatctacagttcagtagtcaacgtgtttttttcttttattgatAATCTTCatacaatatctatatatactttataatagtaaataaacacaaattatttaaaacaatCAAATATCTGTTTCTTTGACTAGGATTTTTGTACAAGAATATTTTATAGTAGAATATAAATTGTTTTCAGCAACACAATGTTGATaatgattttatgaaatataatgtCTTAAAATGTATTTGCATAGCGAGATATATCAACCTTTGTtttcttttagaaatatttgtcttcGTCTAAATATGCTAAATCTACAGagcgatataaaaaaaattatacattgaCATTTTTCGTAGTCATCGCGTTAACCTagtgagctactcagctaggtgatTAAAATGTATAGACAactattgctgatatttatattttgatctACGCGtatgttttgaaaggaagtctGCCATTATGACTGTAGAGTACATCCTGAATGTATTTTCCATGACAATTGTATACATAATTAGAAAGCCATTTTCTCGTGAATCACAAATTTGGTAATAGTTGGGGAGTCGATTCCAAAAAGGGGCGTGTAAATTCATGCATACCTTTCATGAAAGCGGCTAGCAATTTCTTGGTGGAACCGCCGTAGATCGTTCATGCTCGGACATTTAAAGACAAAGTCATTGTCTGTCAAAAGTTGATTTAGTTTCTCATCGAAAATGACTGGAGACCATTTATTCTGGTCAGCCTTCCAcatgaacattttcattttcccaAGGAATTCCACGATATCTGAAACATTGTTAGTAACGAGACCGGTTTACATAACACTACATTCAAATATtaatttgaatatacatgtacaatatttatattcatatatatcaaGATTTGCGAAGATTTAGAAATACACTGTACCTTCCAGttggaaataaacaatatgatCAATGATCTCCCCGTAGGTATGTCTCTGCGCTGTCAAAACAATTTCCTGGGCGACATTATCCACCGTGGCCGTATCCATTACCCATCTCTGTAGAATGTCCCTCACGCGAATGTTCATGTTCTGGTCATTGTTGGTCATTTCACGCAATTTGTGCTTGAAAACATCTAgataaaaaatgtatacaatgttCAGGTAGATTTGACCGATACTTAGCATTAGAATGGAAaagtattgcaatatgattTAGGCTTTAAAAAATTTGTTTCCGATAACTATCTTCAAAATTAGGATCGGTGGGAAGttttatgttttacatgtacagtgtatatctaaAATTCCCGAAACATTTCACCTCACGACTAATCCCAAAATTTCGACCGATACCCcgtttttatattgtttttatgtacatgtagggattctaaattttttttatcgttATTCCATATGATTTTTCCTTTTAGATTTggtaaaattgaaaagaaaaggtAAAGCATTTCCACACGTGATAGCAATTCAACTTTTGAATATCTGAAAAATGTGTAATGAAATGTTGGCAATGTTTTGGTCCCATGAGACTGGCGCGATTTCAATTCAGAAAAACGTAATTTTATACGAGCATTAtgcagtaattttttttttttttatctttcattGAAATGCTAAAAAATCATTTAGAAGTCGTCTAAGACATATAGAGCAGGTAAGATACACGTTCTCTCACCTGTACGCCACGTGACTTTCATGCAGTAAATTAATTTTAGGGAATACTTGCATCAGTAATAGGTAACTTATACCATACTTACAGAAAACTACTTGGTTGAGTTTTGTAGTTGCGCACTGGAAATGGGCATTCAAGAGCTCTCCCGCAATAATGACAAAAGCCCGTTCTCTGAACATCACTTGGTCAGTTCTGTACCATGCGCTCAACTTTGTCACAATATTATGTTGTGTTAAAGTCATTTCCGCTAAGAATTAAAAGGATGCAATAAAGAATAAATTATCATTCAAGTCTTGCATGTTTATTTTGGATTAAAGAGTTTGCCCTTACATGTGTATGGTCCATCTGGGAAACTACCGAAGTATGGCCTTAGTAGCTTTCCCAACATTCTGGCACCGGGGATTGGAGATTCTGGCGTAGACTCGCTCCATGGTTCGATACTATTCATCGAGTACTCGGGCTTACCCCCATAAACTACATACCGTCGTAAGCTTGATACGAGTCCCTCTAGTTGCCCGACAATCTCACGTAGCTCATCTTCAGAACCAATAGGCTTCGAGAGTGAATCTGAAAATAGAATAATTTATTTGAACACAAAAATCTTCCTTCTACTGATTGAATTTCCCTATACTGGTAATACGTTCACAACATTTCGTGCGTGTTCGAATGGTTTATTTTCCCTAAATATAAAGCTCGAAGATACTCGAATACATTTCACTTACTGGAAATATAATTGTGgaaatataattacaaaatatcTTACCGTGAAATACCACTAACAAAACCACGAGGACTTTCAAGAACTCCATGCTTAGCTTCTTTGATACGATCTCAATCACCTGTTGTCTTCAAGTACTCGCACTCACTCGCTCGCTCCTTTTATATATACCCGGCCTCGTGCTGTGTAACAATGGGCTGACAATTTGCTGACAAGCGCATTTTGGTTGAGGGGGATTTCAAGGATGTAATTCATAATTGAATTAAGGTATTTTATTATTCACACTTCGAATATTACAGAAATGAAGCTTTAGAATGTGTTTATAGAGATTTTTTACTACCtaagaaaacaagcattctTACAGTGTATACTTTTCAAtagaaatgataaaaatacatCACTGAAAAAACCCTTGCATGGCCTCTTTTACAGGCTAAAGAAGATGGGTTACTTTATCGAGCCGAAAACCCACAGAGGGACAGATACAGACagatatcaaagttaaaattgaaactctccagaaaaagaaagatttgcattctagttaaaacaatcaatccataGTTTCCAAAATTGCTTTTTTGATGTGCCCATTTCAAAGATTCTACTTAAAAACACCTATACGCAAAAAACgcacaaaataacagtaaattttACTTTTCCAAGCAGATTTTGATATGGAGGGGGCCAAGTCTCCATTGTGAACGAAGTAAAATATGTTAGTGCATGTTCAAGTGTAATAAGTTTTGTAAATAGAAGTATGGAGACTTTACCCActctataaaaaaaacttcttgtGTATAACTATTGTCgtattatcaagaaaatttctatgTCCACGACGGGTGACTTTAGATAGCTTGAAATTCGGAAACTTTTCATGGGATGGATAGCCGAGGTGGTATAGCGGCAGTTTCACAAAAGTTTTGGACAAGCCCAGATTGCATATATGTGGTTCGAATACCATTTTTTTTCTacttattttcttattattatttgtctctGGCATTTTCTGCTAACTTTATGCAGTCTTAATGACGATCACAAGTTATAGATTCCAACATGCAGCTGGTGCATAAATGTAAACTGCCGCTATACCACTTCGGCTATCCATCCCATGAAAAGTTATCGAATTTCAAGCTATCTAAAGTCACCCGTCGCGGACATAGAGATTTGCTTGATAATACGACAAAATGGGACTTCCTTTGAAGTATGGATGTTGTTTAATAAAATCCGCATTGATGGTACCCGTAGTTACAATTAATATGTAAACGACACGTTAAAGGAAAGTTAAAGAGAACAGTTTCAACAATGCTAAAGAAGTTACTTGAAGAGATCATGACAAAAGCCAAATATGCAACCAACTGGTGCAGACTGTCTAAAAGGCACAGTGAACTACAGTTAAGTACAAAAACAAATGCAAATCAAGTGTCTGTTTCTGTCCCATTTGTATTTGCTGGGAAATCTAACAGCAGATGTACGTTCTGTAACTGTAAAACCGGTCTCAGAGTTGTACCAAAAGAGGCGAGAACTGATGCCTTTATCATATTCGACATATTTGTACCAGTAGGTTGTAAATGCTGTTCAAAAACATTTGTTGGGGGAAACCTGAatccaaatcaaagcattaatTAATACTGCACCATACAGAAAACGCTATTCCACAATTGATTTACACTACAAAACATGTGAggtttctcattcacatcagTTAATATGTCAATGGGCATGCGGAGAACATACTGTTGGATGTTGCGAGCATATATGTAATGTCATTTGGTATCTTAGGTACTCCAGGCATTAGTGTAAttatgtgtgtgttaaaaatcgcttaatgtctgatatacatgatgctgcctgtgaaacaaattctgatgatgattttgattaaatatcattctttgaagtatgatttatatatttgttttgaattctaaatattttggacagCGTTTTAATACGGTACTGTATCTATTGTAACTACGGGTACCATCAATGCGGATTTTAAACTCCCGATTCGTGAccggtgcccccccccccaccccccacccccgtcatgaatgatttgaacatattttattgtctggaTGTTATTACAAACGGATTttgagcacaagttcttaaaacttagaacgcCCTCTCCTATATGACAATTGATTACATATATGATaatgttcaagaaatgaaacacaaaggtatatcaaaggtaaaaaatGATTAGCTTTCATAAAGcaattatatcaataattatatctgtagatatataagtacaattgattaatatatacatgtatgtacaattgattaatatatgcatgtagtaCGTACAAAGTAATCGCAATGTAAATTCCATCAACTAAAAACGACCAGGAAAATAATTCTTCATTTTCTGTGGTACTGATTGCGTTATCTCCCCataataatacatgcatgtctACCATATGCAAATTATTCATTCTAAAAATAGCATTAAATAGGTAATTTCTTTGGGCGGTGTATTTTGCACATGAGAAATAGAAATGGTAAGCATCTTCTACTTTACCACAAGTACACAAAGGACTGTCAATGATGTTACATctaaataaatctatattcaaTACACAGTTGTGTCTTAGTCTCGTATGAATTACGTTCCAATAGCGTTCTCCGAAAGAAAAAAAGGATGGAAGGTGCGATTTTTGGAggcgtaattttttttaataaagctTAGTGTTGTAGATTGCCTTGTTCCTAGGGGCAAGGAATTCCATTCATGTACCCCTCTTGATACAAAAGAAGATTTATAGATGTTTAATCTGCATTTAGGAATGCCATAATTTTGCGATTGTCTTGTAACGTAATTTGATTCATGTGAACgaatatttggtaaaatttcttTCAAGTACTCGGGTACcatattgtgataaattttgtacatagt
Above is a genomic segment from Ostrea edulis chromosome 3, xbOstEdul1.1, whole genome shotgun sequence containing:
- the LOC125673767 gene encoding uncharacterized protein LOC125673767, coding for MEFLKVLVVLLVVFHDSLSKPIGSEDELREIVGQLEGLVSSLRRYVVYGGKPEYSMNSIEPWSESTPESPIPGARMLGKLLRPYFGSFPDGPYTSEMTLTQHNIVTKLSAWYRTDQVMFRERAFVIIAGELLNAHFQCATTKLNQVVFYVFKHKLREMTNNDQNMNIRVRDILQRWVMDTATVDNVAQEIVLTAQRHTYGEIIDHIVYFQLEDIVEFLGKMKMFMWKADQNKWSPVIFDEKLNQLLTDNDFVFKCPSMNDLRRFHQEIASRFHERTRVIKPLTEMEAWLRKTLPTYMTTDATPAITAIIQLCTDYVKSAMFRFKEVENHVTTGKPVDITNFMSRYLAPHQLKYMQSIFEFLNTGNTNNGIKMEEFGNLRQSNRCTELNGKCE